The proteins below are encoded in one region of Leucoraja erinacea ecotype New England chromosome 26, Leri_hhj_1, whole genome shotgun sequence:
- the mtfr1l gene encoding mitochondrial fission regulator 1-like, whose protein sequence is MIPIWQNKPYGSSRSVVRMIGSNLPLRPCPRVCFQLVPGLTAAESLNSVHGDKPAVPTLADIAWIAADEGEAFTRMRADARPYRDDWHPTPLLIMHRNSSVPNFRREGKKYETLKKPALTALNHTVALQDELSRLREQIAKIVAVPESKMEITSAPFTPELGSPDTSSVACSLPDFEAACPPLASFILNDDVPETDPVDSLSIASFSMAASSNFDLDFENKRQDITIDEDDETSCLSKSTSFADMMDILKDMNRVKLNSLQGSRRGSQLLRENDPSVLISEALKRKFTVSDTIFMKED, encoded by the exons ATGATTCCAATATGGCAGAATAAGCCTTATGGATCGTCCCGCAGTGTTGTTCGAATGATTGGGTCAAACCTCCCATTGAGGCCATGTCCTAGAGTTTGTTTCCAG CTTGTTCCTGGGCTCACTGCGGCTGAGTCTTTAAATTCAGTCCATGGTGATAAACCAGCTGTGCCAACTCTGGCGGACATTGCATGGATAGCTGCAGATGAAGGAGAAGCTTTTACCAGGATGAG AGCTGATGCCAGACCCTACCGGGATGACTGGCATCCTACTCCTCTGCTGATAATGCACAGAAATTCATCCGTCCCTAACTTccgaagggaagggaagaaataTGAAACTCTGAAGAAGCCTGCGCTGACTGCTCTGAATCACACGGTTGCACTTCAGGATGAACTTAGCCGCTTGCGAGAACAGATTGCTAAAATAGTTGCTGTACCAGAAAGTAAAATGGAAATTA CATCTGCTCCTTTTACACCAGAACTTGGTTCTCCTGACACATCAAGTGTTGCCTGCTCTTTACCAGATTTTGAAGCAGCATGCCCTCCTTTAGCATCATTTATACTCAATGATGATGTTCCAGAAACTGATCCAGTTGACTCTTTAAGCATCGCATCATTTTCCATGGCTGCTTCATCAAACTTTGACCTAGATTTTGAAAATAAACGACAGGATATAACCATCGACGAAGATGATGAAACCTCCTGTCTATCAAAGTCCACAAGCTTTGCAGATATGATGGATATCCTGAAAGACATGAACAGAGTCAAATTGAACTCCTTACAAGG GTCCAGGAGAGGCTCACAGCTTTTGAGAGAGAATGACCCATCAGTACTCATATCAGAAGCATTGAAGCGCAAGTTTACTGTATCGGACACTATTTTTATGAAGGAAGACTGA